A genomic window from Glycine max cultivar Williams 82 chromosome 17, Glycine_max_v4.0, whole genome shotgun sequence includes:
- the LOC100811033 gene encoding uncharacterized protein: MATILPPSNAQFVSFNARHRSSSPTLPRWGWRKEQDASIVANRTRGQAFQVLVASGKEGSKDDVVMVDPVEAKRLAAKQMEKIKAKEKLKRRRQIEAINGAWAMIGLTAGLVIEGQTGKSILTQLQDYLGTIVSFFVR; this comes from the exons ATGGCCACCATTCTACCGCCAAGCAACGCTCAGTTTGTTTCCTTCAACGCTCGCCACCGCTCTTCCTCTCCCACTCTCCCAAG GTGGGGATGGAGAAAAGAGCAAGACGCAAGCATAGTTGCCAATAGAACCCGAGGTCAAGCATTTCAAGTCCTG gTAGCTTCAGGAAAGGAAGGTTCAAAAGATGATGTGGTCATGGTTGATCCTGTGGAAGCCAAGAGATTGGCTGCCAAACAAATggaaaaaattaaagcaaaagaGAAACTCAAG AGAAGACGCCAAATTGAGGCAATTAACGGAGCATGGGCAATGATTGGTCTCACGGCTGGCCTAGTTATTGAAGGCCAAACTGGGAAAAGTATTCTGACTCAG CTGCAAGACTACTTGGGTACAATTGTTAGTTTCTTTGTGCGGTAG
- the LOC100811571 gene encoding uncharacterized protein, with protein MKMTESGGVSGWWCDSLTPLKVIVESLRIMAWNKVMFASIMVLTTLPLSTLLISQSIYTHPLTSQIQHLEALARFTSTRFESRHVWQESRHEALSLLRIKALFSLPSYLLSLAAALAAVHSTLLSLHTTPSLHSAAAAFRLHSARLLATTIFVYAILFAFSPLPRFLAFLSPSPATRLLLLASASALEVYLMAVMSVALVVSVAEERFGWDAIRVGSALMEGSRVRGWVLSGLFVLGSSLIGSKLEHLMDGQDSIAVKDKAGLIVSYGLLVLWSYVVITVFYCDCRKRHPIREPQPDDDDHPQQQLSVI; from the coding sequence atgaaaatgacGGAATCAGGGGGCGTGTCTGGGTGGTGGTGTGATTCCCTTACCCCATTGAAGGTGATAGTGGAGTCGCTAAGGATTATGGCGTGGAACAAAGTGATGTTCGCATCCATCATGGTCCTCACCACCCTCCCTCTGTCCACCCTGCTAATCTCCCAATCCATCTACACCCACCCCCTCACATCCCAAATCCAGCACCTCGAGGCCCTCGCACGCTTCACCTCCACACGCTTCGAGTCCCGCCACGTCTGGCAAGAATCCCGCCACGAAGCCCTCTCCCTCCTCCGCATCAAGGCCCTCTTCTCCCTCCCCTCCTACCTCCTCTCCCTCGCCGCCGCCCTCGCAGCCGTCCACTCTACCCTCCTCTCCCTCCACACCACCCCCTCCCTCCACTCCGCCGCCGCCGCCTTCCGCCTCCACTCCGCGCGCCTCCTCGCCACCACCATCTTCGTCTACGCCATCCTCTTCGCCTTCTCCCCCCTCCCGCGCTTCCTCGCCTTCCTCTCCCCCTCCCCCGCCACCAGGCTCCTCCTACTCGCCTCCGCCTCCGCCCTCGAGGTCTACCTCATGGCCGTCATGAGCGTCGCCCTCGTCGTCTCCGTCGCCGAAGAGAGGTTCGGCTGGGATGCCATTCGGGTTGGATCCGCTCTCATGGAGGGAAGCCGGGTCCGTGGTTGGGTCCTGTCGGGCCTGTTCGTTTTAGGTTCGAGCCTGATCGGGTCAAAGCTGGAACACTTGATGGACGGTCAGGATTCGATCGCGGTTAAGGATAAAGCGGGTCTGATAGTTTCTTACGGATTGTTAGTGCTGTGGAGTTACGTTGTTATCACTGTCTTTTACTGTGACTGTAGAAAACGCCATCCAATTAGGGAACCCCAACCAGATGATGATGACCACCCACAACAACAACTCTctgtaatataa
- the LOC102664895 gene encoding RING-H2 finger protein ATL56 produces MPSPSDHHRPQPKPNPNLLSLFLKPIIMLLLTSLFFLFLGFAAFLLLNLFLLGGAFHRLRFRPSVTTAPTSSNGLPPREINKLPRFRVANGSETRPDSNCVVCLDAFHNAQWCRKLAACGHVFHRRCVDTWLLKVAACPTCRTPVGFNAGATVHDPPQRSDHLHTCGTDSNALTTLL; encoded by the coding sequence ATGCCTTCTCCTTCAGATCACCACCGCCCCCAACCAAAACCTAATCCCAACCTCCTTTCTCTGTTCCTCAAACCAATCATCATGCTCCTTCTCACCTccctcttcttcctcttcctcggcTTCGCTGCCTTCCTCCTCCTCAACCTCTTCCTCCTCGGCGGCGCCTTCCACCGCCTTCGCTTCCGCCCCTCCGTTACCACCGCACCCACCTCCTCCAACGGCCTCCCCCCTCGCGAAATCAACAAGCTCCCCCGCTTTCGTGTCGCCAATGGATCCGAGACCCGACCCGACTCCAATTGCGTCGTCTGCCTGGACGCATTCCATAACGCCCAATGGTGCCGAAAGCTTGCTGCGTGCGGGCACGTGTTTCACCGCAGGTGCGTCGACACGTGGCTCCTTAAGGTCGCCGCATGCCCCACGTGCCGCACACCCGTGGGATTCAATGCCGGTGCTACGGTACATGACCCGCCTCAGCGGTCTGACCATTTGCATACCTGCGGAACTGACTCCAATGCTCTCACCACCCTTTTATAG
- the LOC100812651 gene encoding RING-H2 finger protein ATL13, translating into MGHRPPEQPPYFLSEPNPPFPPTTTVRSDSFSLNDRALKVSPSILLIIIILAIVFFISGLLHLLVRFLWRPQTREPDELDNVTALQGQLQQLFHLHDAGVDQSFIDTLPVFLYKAIIGLKKYPFDCAVCLCEFEPEDKLRLLPKCSHAFHMECIDTWLLSHSTCPLCRASLLPDQFSATNACSPIVLVLESGSSESSREIVPERVGASAAVGRTSSVMTTDSRLGCRGDSEFGSTRVDLMKSGELLSEIPDPTVPNGVEKVVTVKLGKFRSVDGGGEGGEGSSSSTSTNNVDARRCFSMGSFAYVMDESSSLQVPIRTPIKKQSSKKKSGLPLTPGHRPAMSECDCESRRDFKFAGFDATTIIVEDDAATSTGATTSSTTCNGNSAAAIGRSRKESFSISKIWLRGKKDKPNSVADSSRRAVSFRFPAKSSVVTAASGSAHDDDDDDLKGKNCKFDTRSTISEMDIGKWENGGGSEFDYDDENQSCYSLDSSQARAPSFARRTLLWLTGGRQNKVVHSASNL; encoded by the coding sequence ATGGGTCATAGGCCACCAGAACAGCCACCATATTTTCTCTCAGAGCCAAACCCACCATTCCCACCCACTACTACTGTTCGATCTGATAGTTTCAGTTTGAACGATAGGGCCTTGAAGGTTAGTCCAAGCATCCTTCTGATCATCATAATTCTGGctattgttttcttcatttctgGTTTGCTGCACCTTCTTGTTAGATTCCTGTGGAGACCCCAAACTAGAGAGCCTGATGAATTGGACAATGTCACCGCTCTCCAAGGCCAATTGCAGCAACTCTTTCACCTCCATGATGCTGGGGTTGACCAGTCCTTCATTGACACACTCCCTGTGTTCCTCTACAAGGCCATCATAGGGCTCAAGAAGTACCCTTTTGACTGTGCCGTTTGTTTGTGTGAGTTTGAGCCTGAGGACAAGCTAAGGTTGCTACCAAAATGTAGCCACGCTTTTCACATGGAGTGTATTGACACCTGGCTCTTGTCTCACTCTACTTGTCCTCTTTGTAGAGCCAGCTTGCTCCCTGATCAATTCTCTGCAACCAACGCATGTTCTCCTATTGTTCTTGTCCTTGAATCTGGGAGTAGTGAGAGCTCCAGGGAAATCGTTCCCGAAAGAGTGGGTGCTTCTGCTGCTGTTGGAAGGACTAGTTCGGTTATGACCACAGATTCTCGCCTTGGTTGCCGTGGAGATAGTGAATTTGGATCGACCCGTGTGGATTTGATGAAATCAGGTGAGTTGTTAAGTGAAATTCCTGATCCAACAGTGCCTAATGGTGTGGAAAAAGTTGTTACTGTGAAGCTGGGGAAGTTTAGAAGTGTGGATGGTGGAGGTGAAGGTGGGGAAGGGAGTAGTAGTAGTACTAGTACCAACAACGTGGATGCTAGAAGGTGTTTCTCTATGGGGTCTTTTGCTTATGTCATGGATGAGAGTTCTTCATTGCAAGTACCTATAAGAACTCCAATCAAGAAGCAATCAAGTAAGAAGAAGTCTGGTTTGCCTTTGACACCAGGGCACAGGCCTGCAATGTCAGAATGTGACTGTGAATCCAGAAGGGATTTCAAGTTTGCAGGGTTTGATGCAACAACTATTATAGTTGAGGATGATGCTGCTACTAGTACTGGGGCTACAACTTCAAGCACAACTTGTAATGGGAACAGTGCTGCTGCCATTGGAAGGAGCAGAAAGGAGAGCTTTTCTATATCAAAGATTTGGCTTAGGGGGAAGAAGGATAAGCCAAATTCTGTGGCGGATTCGTCTAGAAGGGCTGTTTCGTTTCGATTCCCGGCGAAGTCGAGTGTTGTTACTGCTGCTTCTGGTAGTgctcatgatgatgatgatgatgacttgAAGGGCAAGAATTGCAAGTTTGATACAAGGAGTACTATTTCTGAGATGGATATTGGGAAGTGGGAAAATGGAGGAGGGAGTGAGTTCGATTATGATGACGAAAACCAGAGTTGTTATAGTCTAGATTCTTCTCAAGCTAGGGCGCCATCTTTTGCTAGAAGGACTTTGCTTTGGCTCACAGGAGGAAGACAGAATAAGGTTGTTCACTCTGCTTCCAACCTCtag